A DNA window from Desulfovibrio oxyclinae DSM 11498 contains the following coding sequences:
- a CDS encoding EAL and HDOD domain-containing protein: protein MNDSASLNDHNILMNRAPVFDRESNIQGYELSLHEDDSTPTGAAEQLSELLRTFEEELSQDKQILLGIDGRLGAMALSNATERHVIALRPDASTEELAAAKRLRDSGAKIMVHYRPGFHEADSLLADADIIRLSIRNRSPREVMAAQKNLKDVPGMRMAADIDSWEAFEGTRALGFQWFHGPFFTRPYFSPGEPVKTGAVAKLQVLRELNMPDCDLIRLSEAISTDVGLSYRLLSYINSAAFSLPNKIKSIQQAVALLGLEETKKWAMVVLMSGLDESDKGSELAFMALQHARFLEDMASLESVPHSPGTMFLLGLFSRLDALLSHPMPQLLERLPLDDEIKLALCGRESPLRSWLRMLDAVQREDWKKANEILCGYGACLPQAAASYLRASTWANRQCSAMSCAHAPEEESDTTH from the coding sequence GTGAATGATTCCGCTTCGCTAAACGATCACAACATTCTCATGAATCGCGCCCCAGTATTCGATCGGGAAAGCAACATTCAGGGCTATGAGCTGAGTCTGCATGAAGATGACTCCACGCCTACGGGCGCTGCGGAACAACTCTCCGAATTGCTTCGGACATTCGAAGAAGAGCTTTCACAGGACAAGCAGATTCTGCTGGGTATAGACGGGCGACTGGGCGCCATGGCGCTTTCGAACGCAACCGAGCGTCATGTCATCGCGCTTCGTCCGGACGCCTCAACCGAAGAACTGGCAGCGGCCAAAAGATTGCGCGACAGCGGGGCGAAGATCATGGTGCATTACCGGCCGGGATTTCACGAGGCCGACTCCCTGCTTGCAGATGCGGACATCATTCGCCTGTCCATCCGCAACCGCAGCCCCAGAGAGGTCATGGCAGCACAAAAGAATCTCAAGGATGTTCCGGGGATGAGGATGGCTGCGGATATAGACTCATGGGAAGCGTTCGAGGGCACCCGGGCGCTGGGTTTTCAATGGTTCCACGGGCCGTTTTTCACGCGCCCCTACTTCAGCCCCGGCGAACCGGTCAAAACCGGTGCAGTTGCCAAGCTGCAGGTCCTGCGCGAACTCAACATGCCGGACTGCGACCTGATACGGCTTTCCGAAGCCATCTCAACGGATGTGGGCCTGAGCTACAGGCTGTTGTCCTACATCAACTCGGCCGCCTTCAGCCTGCCGAACAAGATCAAGTCAATACAACAGGCCGTTGCACTGCTGGGGCTTGAGGAAACCAAAAAATGGGCCATGGTCGTTTTGATGTCCGGACTGGACGAGAGCGACAAGGGAAGCGAACTCGCCTTCATGGCCCTGCAGCACGCGCGTTTCCTTGAAGACATGGCGTCACTGGAGTCGGTTCCGCACTCTCCCGGAACCATGTTCCTGCTGGGACTTTTTTCGAGACTTGACGCCCTTCTCTCGCACCCCATGCCACAACTGCTGGAGAGGCTTCCGCTGGATGACGAGATAAAACTCGCCCTGTGCGGACGCGAATCGCCTCTGCGCAGCTGGCTGCGGATGCTGGACGCGGTTCAAAGGGAAGACTGGAAAAAGGCCAACGAAATTCTCTGCGGATACGGGGCATGTCTGCCGCAGGCCGCGGCAAGCTATCTACGAGCCTCCACGTGGGCGAATCGCCAATGCTCGGCCATGTCCTGCGCACACGCCCCTGAAGAGGAAAGCGACACGACTCACTGA
- a CDS encoding PAS domain-containing protein encodes MNTAMRWLLPAVACAFLAVLAWVLLPGRPMAFSMMLLLLLVCCLVLLLFYSRTGKSQELASSESLAHGFHSVSDNLPAAILRTAYDERRPVDYVSEHIQKLAGYAPESFLKNGRDFVSIILPDDRHRVAARIQEAAAEAREFVAEYRIMHADGVVRWVQERGRLFEMESGTRIDSVLVDIMDRKRAEKDNNQRKWLDKGLEELDRSLHSASSIEKVMDSAMEDMRRYFGVDRAWLLAQAGDSLVEWESVAERTSMEFPGLKALDRKLVMDNTMSAMQKKLMDIDGPLAADPTTEWDVPKLLKRNFSVRSMLVMCFRSSDGHLWAVGLHQCSHDKIWKPAEMSLFKEMVRRLSDAINRLQTRQDLNESEERFRIYTDQAPLGIAVLQDNRFQYVNHAFAEIFGYESKEMLTFDREDILALVHDDDRRLVSEQMAVKQGAAGNAVENYTFRHLRKDGSEGWVEIHSLTVMQDGQPADLIMLMDITRRRELEQKAAKTSNELEALVQARTASLVDKSRELEKANARLLQLDKMKSSMLTTVSHDLRTPLTSVIGFTKLLRKDILSMRKDEAVCDEHGTLTERVLKNLDIIEDEGNHLTRLVGDFLDLSKLETGGLEWDDSAIDPVETLMVAARRGERLFAEDGQVEFTWDIPESLPTMNADPKRLEQVLNNLIGNAAKFTEKGQVQLKASSEDDQLVIQVRDTGRGVPEDEKERIFERFHRVEQGDTLRRTRRGSGLGLAICREIVDHYNGTMEVSSTLGRGSTFTVRLPV; translated from the coding sequence ATGAATACAGCGATGCGATGGCTTCTTCCGGCGGTAGCGTGCGCGTTCCTCGCGGTGCTTGCTTGGGTGCTGTTGCCGGGACGGCCGATGGCCTTCAGCATGATGCTTCTCTTGCTGCTCGTATGCTGTCTGGTGCTGTTGCTTTTCTATTCAAGAACCGGAAAAAGCCAGGAGCTCGCGAGCTCCGAATCGTTGGCGCACGGTTTTCATTCCGTCAGCGACAACCTCCCAGCCGCCATATTGCGCACGGCATATGACGAGCGCCGCCCAGTGGATTATGTGAGCGAACACATTCAGAAGCTGGCGGGTTACGCTCCTGAGTCATTTCTCAAAAATGGCAGGGATTTCGTTTCCATAATACTGCCTGATGACCGTCATCGAGTCGCCGCCCGCATACAGGAGGCGGCTGCCGAAGCCAGAGAGTTCGTGGCGGAATACCGGATAATGCATGCTGACGGTGTTGTTCGCTGGGTGCAGGAGCGGGGCAGGCTGTTCGAGATGGAGTCCGGGACCCGAATCGATTCCGTGCTGGTGGACATAATGGACCGGAAAAGGGCGGAAAAGGACAATAATCAGCGCAAGTGGCTCGACAAGGGACTGGAAGAGCTGGATCGAAGCCTTCATTCCGCCAGTTCCATAGAGAAAGTCATGGATTCCGCCATGGAAGACATGCGACGGTATTTCGGAGTAGACCGCGCATGGCTGCTGGCTCAGGCCGGAGACAGCCTCGTGGAATGGGAAAGCGTGGCCGAACGCACGAGCATGGAATTTCCCGGCCTCAAGGCGCTTGATCGCAAGCTGGTGATGGACAACACCATGAGCGCCATGCAGAAAAAGCTCATGGACATAGATGGCCCTCTCGCGGCCGATCCTACCACGGAATGGGATGTCCCCAAGCTGCTCAAGCGAAATTTCTCCGTGCGGAGTATGCTGGTCATGTGTTTCCGCTCCTCGGACGGGCATCTGTGGGCCGTGGGACTGCATCAGTGCAGCCACGACAAAATATGGAAACCGGCCGAAATGAGTCTCTTCAAGGAGATGGTCAGGCGTCTGAGCGACGCCATCAATCGTCTTCAGACCAGGCAGGATCTGAATGAAAGCGAAGAACGCTTTCGGATATATACAGATCAGGCTCCTCTGGGCATTGCCGTGCTTCAGGACAACCGTTTTCAGTATGTGAACCATGCCTTTGCCGAAATATTCGGATACGAATCGAAAGAGATGCTCACCTTCGATCGTGAGGACATCCTCGCCCTTGTGCATGACGATGACCGCAGGCTCGTTTCGGAACAGATGGCCGTCAAGCAGGGTGCGGCAGGCAACGCCGTGGAGAACTACACCTTCCGACACCTCAGAAAGGACGGCTCCGAAGGATGGGTGGAGATACACTCCCTGACGGTCATGCAGGACGGCCAGCCCGCTGACCTGATAATGCTCATGGATATCACCCGTCGTCGCGAACTGGAACAGAAGGCTGCCAAGACGAGCAACGAGCTTGAAGCACTCGTTCAGGCCAGAACAGCCTCCCTCGTGGACAAAAGCCGCGAGCTGGAAAAGGCCAATGCCAGACTTCTGCAGCTCGACAAGATGAAATCCAGCATGCTGACCACGGTCTCGCACGACCTGCGCACACCGCTGACCTCTGTCATCGGCTTCACCAAGCTGCTGCGCAAGGACATCCTGAGCATGCGAAAGGACGAAGCCGTCTGTGACGAACACGGAACCCTGACCGAACGCGTTCTCAAGAATCTCGATATCATAGAAGACGAGGGCAACCACCTTACCCGGCTTGTCGGTGATTTCCTTGATCTCTCCAAGCTCGAAACCGGCGGCCTTGAATGGGACGATTCCGCCATTGACCCCGTAGAAACGCTGATGGTGGCCGCCCGCCGCGGCGAACGGCTCTTTGCCGAAGACGGGCAGGTGGAGTTCACGTGGGACATCCCCGAATCGCTGCCGACCATGAACGCCGACCCCAAGCGCCTGGAACAGGTGCTTAATAATCTCATCGGCAACGCGGCCAAATTCACTGAAAAGGGCCAAGTCCAGCTCAAGGCATCCTCCGAAGACGATCAACTCGTCATTCAGGTGCGCGATACCGGCCGCGGCGTTCCCGAAGACGAAAAAGAACGTATTTTCGAACGATTCCACCGAGTGGAGCAGGGGGATACCCTACGCCGCACCCGCAGAGGCAGCGGCCTCGGTCTCGCCATCT